The Brevibacillus brevis genome contains a region encoding:
- a CDS encoding sigma factor-like helix-turn-helix DNA-binding protein has translation MISNGDANKSERQIISEMISSAEFVIEWLKSGRMPGNKRGIERRAAYEREKLMDPVRMQAFVSRSTAGSPCNLTEWQRFQLEDALSSLTEREPECYVLTHGEGFSFDETARMLQISKSSVQTLVTRAQAKISDRVNSSLFLCLNLWKI, from the coding sequence ATCATCAGCAATGGTGATGCAAATAAAAGCGAGCGACAGATTATTAGTGAAATGATCAGCAGTGCTGAATTTGTTATAGAGTGGCTGAAGTCAGGGCGCATGCCAGGGAACAAACGAGGCATTGAGCGGCGGGCAGCTTATGAACGAGAGAAGCTTATGGACCCGGTAAGAATGCAGGCGTTTGTCTCCCGTAGTACAGCAGGTAGCCCGTGTAACCTGACGGAGTGGCAGAGGTTTCAACTGGAAGATGCTCTCTCAAGTCTTACGGAGCGCGAGCCAGAGTGCTATGTCCTGACACATGGTGAGGGATTCTCTTTTGATGAAACAGCTCGGATGCTGCAGATATCAAAGAGCAGCGTTCAGACGCTTGTTACTAGAGCACAAGCTAAAATTTCAGATCGGGTAAATAGTAGCCTCTTTCTTTGCTTGAATTTATGGAAAATTTAG
- a CDS encoding DUF3238 domain-containing protein, which yields MKKVILSSLVALSTLLGPFNVYAAEKFNYEEFIDDVKIECDENQITIKWSEVPDAVAYSVYHGDSELYNGTNDSFVHNDLESGKPYNYTLMAVNSDEEVIAKIILSTKTIEPKKKTLRSIDSSSDFPVNNVNVATISNGEFIKFDWNDVPNVEHFEVVKNGTIVDNISESEFSDELDGGKEKVVYEFRGKIPVNEQEKEIRLSKIEKNISEQGNESVKTEDLLYDYVSIIKVVDKKKLKSLANLSNNEVDNVKLRYTTFIGDKYVENPVPYALRLTGEDWEEEVEYFGGDNRDFAVSHSRFRTQVNIEADFTDELLDIDKDVNRTTMYDKNKNLIKTARASSSGVKLDKNVVNQDEMDFRLNHSVGIPYLEDSLEFTPPEIDYRMDGEIFREDGSYRFDGWHDGAPSHELYISFDNGPYEEVFTHDLYDFFYLFEVTPKHYFDISN from the coding sequence ATGAAAAAAGTAATACTATCCAGCTTAGTTGCATTATCAACACTATTGGGTCCATTCAATGTGTATGCTGCCGAAAAATTTAACTACGAAGAATTTATTGATGATGTAAAAATTGAATGTGATGAAAACCAAATAACAATTAAGTGGAGCGAAGTGCCAGATGCAGTAGCATATAGCGTCTATCATGGAGACTCAGAATTGTATAACGGGACCAATGACTCATTCGTTCATAATGACTTAGAATCCGGAAAACCATATAATTACACATTAATGGCCGTTAATTCTGACGAAGAAGTCATTGCCAAAATTATTTTAAGTACAAAAACAATAGAGCCAAAGAAGAAAACCCTGAGAAGTATTGATTCATCAAGTGATTTCCCTGTTAATAATGTCAACGTTGCTACTATTTCAAATGGTGAATTTATTAAATTTGATTGGAATGATGTTCCAAATGTAGAACATTTCGAAGTTGTTAAAAATGGGACCATCGTAGACAATATTAGTGAAAGTGAATTCAGTGATGAGTTGGATGGCGGAAAAGAAAAGGTTGTCTATGAATTTCGAGGAAAGATTCCCGTAAACGAGCAGGAAAAGGAAATCCGACTATCAAAAATTGAAAAAAATATTAGCGAGCAAGGAAATGAATCTGTTAAAACTGAAGATCTTTTATATGATTACGTATCAATCATTAAAGTAGTTGATAAGAAAAAATTAAAATCTTTAGCGAATTTATCGAATAATGAAGTGGATAATGTAAAATTACGGTATACAACGTTTATTGGTGACAAATATGTAGAAAATCCAGTTCCATATGCACTCCGGCTAACTGGTGAAGACTGGGAGGAGGAGGTCGAATACTTTGGGGGCGATAATAGAGACTTTGCCGTATCTCATTCTAGATTTCGAACTCAAGTAAATATCGAAGCCGATTTTACAGACGAACTCCTTGACATTGATAAAGATGTAAATAGAACTACAATGTATGATAAGAACAAAAACTTGATAAAAACAGCAAGGGCTAGCAGTAGTGGAGTCAAATTGGACAAAAATGTTGTAAACCAAGATGAGATGGATTTTAGACTAAATCATTCGGTTGGAATTCCCTACCTAGAAGATTCTCTTGAATTTACTCCACCTGAAATCGATTATAGGATGGATGGAGAAATTTTTAGAGAAGATGGATCTTACCGATTTGATGGATGGCATGATGGGGCACCAAGTCATGAACTTTACATTTCATTTGATAATGGTCCTTATGAAGAAGTGTTTACACACGACCTCTATGATTTCTTTTACTTGTTTGAGGTAACTCCAAAACATTATTTCGATATCTCCAATTAA
- a CDS encoding TIGR02679 domain-containing protein, which translates to MTVKDIKDAVAFFKSDEAYEKFFLAMIKKVKRDGRFSGTVKLKNLTLDEQRALSGLFRKDINTREYSTTFEKFGDILKRTPFCNVAVKDLLEAYVNEEPLISRREMQAKINEIWDIFWISIENHASLKQSSLITWFQELKQKKGIGYRFIRNIYYEDSLLLQRFLEIMIDTFLELSLLKKQNKYVRLPMLATKITGYPHDFDTDKRLGKMLIFGLCHITSRSYPTSTEDLSELYFDNMLLRDDISSSVTCCGLKFLNISESGIVISIPLRTIVRSDYINPIFERMRERIVYVIENPSVFSAILDRWEAEISYFQLPPMVCSSGQFQLSTLALLDRLGDNNFLIKYSGDFDPEGMGMAYRILKRLRSRQAKVQLWRYTLSDYEISVQTTGLDIKDKKRWVPIEKMIGSNVLGDMENPFLDITRLSLKTARIGYQEALVDRLYEDIIGNTIYAVEEKNNA; encoded by the coding sequence ATGACAGTAAAAGATATAAAAGATGCGGTAGCTTTTTTTAAAAGTGATGAGGCTTATGAAAAATTTTTTCTTGCTATGATCAAGAAGGTAAAAAGGGATGGACGTTTCAGTGGTACTGTGAAATTGAAAAATTTAACTCTTGATGAACAACGTGCCCTTAGTGGATTGTTCCGAAAGGATATAAATACTAGAGAATATTCAACGACGTTTGAAAAGTTCGGAGATATTTTGAAACGTACACCCTTTTGCAATGTGGCTGTTAAAGACTTGTTGGAGGCCTATGTCAACGAAGAGCCCCTCATCTCAAGAAGAGAAATGCAGGCAAAAATAAATGAGATATGGGACATATTTTGGATTAGCATCGAGAACCATGCCTCATTAAAGCAATCTAGCTTGATTACGTGGTTTCAGGAGTTGAAACAAAAAAAAGGAATAGGTTATAGATTTATTAGAAATATCTATTACGAAGATTCTCTTCTTCTTCAACGTTTTTTAGAAATCATGATAGATACATTTTTAGAATTATCATTACTAAAGAAACAGAATAAATATGTACGCCTACCAATGCTGGCTACAAAAATAACAGGTTATCCTCATGATTTTGACACGGACAAGCGGTTAGGAAAAATGCTGATTTTTGGTTTGTGCCATATTACAAGCCGAAGTTATCCTACCTCGACTGAGGATTTATCTGAACTTTATTTTGATAATATGTTATTACGCGATGATATATCTTCTTCTGTAACTTGTTGCGGTCTAAAATTTCTAAATATTTCAGAATCAGGAATTGTGATTTCTATTCCATTAAGAACGATTGTTCGTTCAGATTATATTAATCCTATTTTTGAGCGTATGAGAGAGCGCATAGTTTATGTGATAGAGAATCCCTCAGTATTTTCGGCAATATTAGATCGTTGGGAAGCAGAAATATCTTACTTTCAACTTCCTCCAATGGTTTGTTCCTCTGGACAATTTCAACTATCGACACTAGCTCTTTTAGATCGGCTAGGAGATAACAACTTTTTAATAAAATATTCTGGGGATTTTGATCCAGAAGGAATGGGCATGGCCTATCGAATTTTGAAGCGTTTGCGCTCAAGGCAAGCGAAGGTTCAACTGTGGAGATATACCCTTTCAGACTACGAGATTTCAGTACAGACCACTGGTTTAGATATTAAGGATAAAAAACGTTGGGTGCCTATAGAAAAAATGATAGGTTCCAACGTGTTAGGAGATATGGAAAATCCTTTTCTTGATATCACTCGATTAAGTTTGAAAACGGCGAGGATTGGTTATCAAGAAGCATTAGTTGATAGGTTATATGAAGACATAATTGGTAATACGATTTACGCAGTGGAGGAAAAGAATAATGCTTAA
- a CDS encoding TetR/AcrR family transcriptional regulator — protein MRNATKQKIQSAAMQLFVQKGFGSTNVQDIADTAGISIGLLYRHYKSKETLFDELVDYALAGMQKNIDFFEEAVSPKQALDQFVREIHNDMMTGEEFANLLILMAQSFLSGGGTRVKQSEVAQLSDNMFRATAQLIKKVSHLVNSVRGTQTKWSYFSIRHCHDEMDAKKQLHDAFHPHPHFFSIQGRRITGHVYGAQGGSSRTRCKRANVSDF, from the coding sequence ATGCGCAACGCAACCAAACAGAAAATACAGTCAGCTGCCATGCAGCTATTCGTACAAAAAGGATTCGGCTCTACCAATGTTCAGGACATTGCGGATACAGCTGGCATCAGCATCGGACTTTTGTATCGTCATTACAAATCAAAAGAAACCTTGTTTGATGAACTGGTGGATTACGCACTTGCAGGCATGCAGAAGAACATTGATTTTTTCGAGGAGGCTGTTTCACCCAAACAAGCATTGGATCAGTTTGTGAGAGAAATTCACAACGACATGATGACAGGCGAAGAGTTCGCGAATTTGCTAATACTGATGGCCCAATCGTTTCTATCGGGCGGAGGAACAAGAGTCAAACAAAGCGAGGTAGCCCAGCTTAGCGACAACATGTTTCGCGCTACAGCCCAGCTTATCAAAAAGGTCAGTCACTTGGTGAATTCCGTTCGGGGGACCCAGACGAAATGGTCGTATTTTTCTATTCGACACTGCCATGATGAAATGGATGCGAAAAAACAACTTCACGATGCCTTCCACCCCCATCCTCACTTCTTTTCTATACAAGGAAGGAGAATAACCGGACATGTTTACGGTGCTCAGGGCGGATCAAGCAGAACTCGATGCAAGAGAGCAAATGTCTCAGATTTTTGA
- a CDS encoding LysR family transcriptional regulator yields MLNFEWYRSFISVYKCGSVSEAAKLRNMLQPEISQHLSFLEAEVGQPLFIRTTRKMLPTERSKMLFSQIAPLIESLEETAVTLKTTASFGIGTIRIGATNELFSNCLLPRFSKLEIGIISYFGTVDQLFELLMENKLDIITTSKKFSYSEIDYLKLTDEEFVIVAPKHYEIIDTTDLNTIEYWLISQDWISYSFDLPIIKMIWREHFKKYPLIKPIHILPNLDVILTAIENGMGLSVLPKYLLEKSLKDNKSKIIFEDLSVKRESFIAYKSINRQILESTLNIFS; encoded by the coding sequence ATGCTTAACTTTGAGTGGTATAGAAGCTTTATTTCAGTATATAAATGCGGTTCAGTTTCTGAAGCTGCTAAACTTCGGAATATGTTACAGCCAGAAATAAGTCAGCATTTGTCATTCCTTGAAGCAGAAGTCGGGCAGCCTTTATTTATTCGAACAACGCGAAAAATGCTACCGACAGAACGCTCAAAAATGTTATTTTCGCAGATCGCTCCTTTAATCGAGTCTTTAGAAGAAACTGCAGTGACTCTAAAAACAACAGCTTCTTTTGGAATAGGAACAATTAGAATTGGAGCTACAAATGAATTATTTAGTAACTGCTTACTTCCTAGATTCAGTAAACTAGAGATTGGAATCATCTCATATTTTGGAACAGTTGATCAACTATTTGAGCTTTTAATGGAAAATAAGTTGGATATTATAACTACGTCAAAGAAGTTTAGTTATTCCGAGATTGATTATTTGAAGCTAACAGATGAAGAATTTGTAATTGTTGCTCCTAAACATTATGAAATTATTGATACAACAGATCTAAATACAATTGAGTATTGGCTTATATCACAGGATTGGATTAGTTACAGCTTTGACTTACCAATAATTAAAATGATTTGGAGAGAGCACTTCAAAAAATATCCATTAATAAAACCGATTCATATACTTCCAAACCTAGATGTTATTTTAACTGCAATTGAGAATGGTATGGGGTTAAGTGTTTTGCCAAAATATCTTTTAGAAAAATCATTAAAAGATAATAAATCAAAAATTATTTTTGAAGATCTATCAGTAAAAAGAGAGTCTTTTATCGCATATAAATCAATTAATAGACAGATACTAGAGAGTACTTTAAATATTTTCAGTTAA
- a CDS encoding XtrA/YqaO family protein, which yields MSARAKDVQIDTESMTITVPVGKTPAMILVDPKQGKAKIVPLVEHGETVVKSSQGKISKVDYRESELF from the coding sequence ATGAGCGCACGAGCAAAAGATGTACAGATAGACACAGAAAGTATGACAATCACAGTTCCGGTGGGCAAAACTCCAGCAATGATTCTGGTAGACCCAAAACAAGGTAAAGCAAAGATAGTCCCACTGGTAGAACATGGTGAAACCGTGGTAAAATCAAGTCAGGGGAAGATTTCCAAAGTTGATTACCGCGAGAGCGAATTATTTTAA
- a CDS encoding ECF transporter S component yields the protein MDSTFSPRKATKTKTLVINALFIAFTLAATMFINLRLPIMGNGGLIHLGNVPLLIAAFVYGRKTGAIAGAFGMGLFDLISGWTAWAPFTFVIVGAMGYVAGLIAEKVPGNRVFVYALAVVAALVIKIVGYYFVEVILYGNWIQPFGSIPGNVLQVVVAAVIVIPLVGRLKKIVGQG from the coding sequence ATGGATTCTACTTTTTCACCAAGAAAAGCAACAAAGACGAAAACATTGGTTATTAACGCACTTTTTATCGCTTTTACTCTCGCAGCCACCATGTTTATCAATTTACGCCTCCCGATCATGGGGAACGGTGGTCTCATTCATCTCGGTAACGTGCCTCTTTTAATCGCTGCCTTTGTGTACGGCAGAAAAACAGGAGCTATCGCTGGAGCTTTTGGTATGGGCCTCTTCGATCTTATCTCCGGTTGGACAGCATGGGCTCCGTTTACCTTCGTGATCGTAGGTGCAATGGGCTATGTAGCTGGACTCATCGCCGAAAAGGTGCCTGGCAATCGGGTATTTGTGTACGCACTGGCAGTTGTCGCTGCATTGGTGATTAAGATCGTGGGCTACTACTTTGTTGAAGTTATTCTTTACGGGAACTGGATTCAGCCGTTTGGCTCCATTCCGGGGAACGTTTTGCAGGTGGTTGTAGCAGCGGTTATTGTCATCCCACTGGTGGGGCGTTTGAAGAAGATTGTGGGACAAGGTTAA
- a CDS encoding NAD(P)H-dependent oxidoreductase, with the protein MNILVIIGHPDPESYCSALAHAYMEGAKGKAAQIRIIDLSQISFDPNLKYGYRKRTELEDDLKEAQDLIRWADHLVIVYPTWWGTMPAILKGFFDRVLLPGFAYKYREGSSLWDKLLTGKTAHVIVTMDTPSWYNRLIYWQAGHLVMNRNILKFCGIKPVKVTEISGVNASAGEKRKKWLEKVKQLGARLA; encoded by the coding sequence ATGAACATTCTCGTTATCATCGGACATCCAGATCCCGAGAGCTATTGCTCTGCGTTGGCGCACGCCTATATGGAAGGAGCTAAAGGCAAAGCAGCACAGATTCGCATCATTGACTTGAGCCAAATCTCTTTTGACCCGAATCTGAAGTACGGATATCGGAAAAGAACGGAGCTGGAGGATGACTTAAAAGAAGCGCAGGACCTCATTCGTTGGGCGGATCATCTGGTCATTGTCTATCCGACCTGGTGGGGTACGATGCCCGCTATCTTGAAGGGATTTTTTGATCGTGTCTTATTACCCGGGTTCGCCTATAAATATCGGGAAGGCTCTTCTCTATGGGATAAGCTGTTGACGGGCAAAACCGCGCATGTGATTGTGACTATGGATACTCCATCTTGGTACAACCGATTGATCTACTGGCAAGCCGGACATCTCGTGATGAATCGCAACATTTTGAAGTTTTGCGGGATTAAGCCTGTGAAGGTTACGGAGATCAGTGGGGTGAATGCCTCGGCGGGGGAAAAGCGCAAGAAGTGGCTGGAAAAGGTGAAGCAGCTTGGGGCGAGGCTTGCTTAA
- a CDS encoding AraC family transcriptional regulator — protein sequence MENAYGFAISMVYPIMKTITHKKLDFERFCDHISFDSSLLKDVEARIDEAELERLMKEAAIYTQDDHFGLHQGQLTDIADLGILGYVMMHSEKIVDALEAYQRYHVILCSGYELDWEERGNDVFLRFHRQSPGSVSRHCMEDMVSSLYHLLVRMSHRAIPLQAIQFTHDATADVAPYLNLFGMEPHFGGKENGLLIGKEVLQYPILYSDVRLRKAFEPIAEESREKLIRGREFSDRVFQWMMGCMPAAFPTLQQTAAAFHMSTRSLQAKLKAEDTSYHELSTNVRKEMAMGYLQQAEYSIGEIAYLLHFSDPSAFQNAFKKWTGLTPGQYRISRQALAM from the coding sequence TTGGAAAATGCGTATGGGTTTGCGATTTCGATGGTGTATCCGATTATGAAGACAATTACTCACAAGAAGCTTGATTTTGAGCGTTTTTGCGATCATATTTCTTTCGACAGTAGCTTGCTAAAAGATGTAGAGGCGCGCATTGACGAAGCGGAGCTCGAGCGTTTGATGAAGGAAGCGGCCATTTACACGCAGGATGATCATTTCGGGCTGCATCAAGGGCAGTTAACCGATATTGCCGATCTGGGCATTCTTGGCTATGTCATGATGCATTCGGAAAAAATCGTCGATGCATTAGAGGCTTATCAGCGGTATCACGTGATCCTTTGCAGCGGGTACGAGCTGGATTGGGAAGAGCGGGGGAACGATGTTTTCTTGCGGTTTCATAGACAAAGCCCTGGGAGCGTGTCTCGCCATTGTATGGAAGATATGGTCAGCTCCTTGTACCACTTGCTTGTCCGTATGAGTCATCGCGCCATTCCGTTACAGGCGATACAATTCACACACGACGCTACGGCCGATGTCGCTCCGTATTTGAATTTGTTCGGAATGGAGCCTCACTTTGGTGGAAAAGAAAACGGACTCTTGATAGGCAAAGAAGTTTTGCAATACCCGATTCTGTATTCGGATGTCCGGCTGCGTAAAGCTTTTGAACCAATCGCGGAAGAAAGTAGAGAGAAGCTGATCAGAGGGCGGGAATTTTCGGACCGCGTGTTTCAATGGATGATGGGATGTATGCCTGCGGCTTTTCCGACCTTACAGCAGACTGCTGCTGCTTTTCATATGAGTACGAGATCCCTGCAAGCGAAACTAAAGGCAGAGGACACTTCTTATCATGAATTGTCCACGAATGTCCGCAAAGAAATGGCAATGGGGTATTTGCAGCAAGCGGAGTATTCCATCGGAGAGATTGCGTACCTGCTGCATTTTTCAGATCCAAGCGCCTTTCAAAATGCTTTCAAGAAATGGACGGGGCTGACACCGGGGCAATATCGGATCAGTCGCCAAGCACTTGCCATGTAA